Within Pseudomonas brassicacearum, the genomic segment CCGGCGCTGTTGCGACCACTCACCAGGGCCGGATCCACCGACAGGTTGACGCCCGCCAGCCCGGCAAACCGGGTCAACGCTGCGCCGAGGCTGCCGGCCGGCACCTGATAGCTACGCCGGCCAGCTTCTTCGGCCAGGCTCGATGAGATAAAGAATGGGCTGGTGCTCAAGCTCAGCATGAGGCTCAGGTTCAACAGCGGACGCCAGCCGGCAAAGGCCGGGCGCAAACGCAAAGGTGCAACTGCGGACATTGGAAAGCGCTCTCATTTTTGTTCAGTTGCCTTGAATGACAAGCGAGACAAAAAAAGGGGACAGGCGTCAGGCCATATTTTTGCGAAGCGTCAACGTGACCCAGTAGCGAGTGCGCATGTGCACGTCCAGCGGCAGGCTGGCCGCCAGCAGCGCGAGAATTCTGTCGGTGTTGTCCAGGCGGAAGCTACCGGTGATTCGCAGGGATTCCAGGGTTTCGTCCCAACGCAACACCCCGGGGCGATAGCGGCTCAGTTCCCGCAGGAAATGCCCCAGCGGCTGCTCCTGCGCAACCAATACGCCGTCACGCCAACCCAGCTGTGCCACGTCGAACGCCTTCACTGGCCCCGCGCCTGAGGCCTGGAGGTTGACCTGCTGGCCCGCTTCCAGGCTCAGCAGTGGCCCGCGCCGGGGTTGCAGTTGCGCCGAACCGCTGACCACCGACACCCGGCAATCGCGCTCGCCCAGGTACACACAGATTTCGCCACGACGGATTGTGATGAGCCCATAGGGTGATTGAACGGACAATGGCGCGCTTGCGGCGAGTTTGAGGGCCATCTCGCCGCGCACCAGCACCAGGCGCCGCGCCTTGAGGTCCAGGTCGACGGCGCTGTCGGTGTTCAGTTGCAGCGCACTGCCATCGACCAGCGACCAGCGCCGTTGCTCGCCCGTGGCGGTGTGCAAGTCAGCGCGCCAAGCGTCCAACGGTAGCGCTCGCCCCAGCAGCCAGGCGGTCGGGACCAATGCGGCGACGCCCAATGCGCGCTTGAGCACCGCACGCCGGGCCAGCACCGGGCGGTCCAGCGTTGCCATGCCCAGGGACGCGGGCACTGCGGCAAAACGCTGGCGCAATCGCCGGGCCTTCTGCCAGGCCGCCTCGTGATGAGCGCTGCTGTCGCGCCAGCGTTGCAGGGCCGCCGAGTCGAACGCATCCCCGTCGAACTCCATCAGGGTCAACCAGCGAGCCGCCGCCCGCGCCGCTTCGCGGGCTTCGGGTGAAGGGGCCGGGCGCATCAGAAGTCCACCAACAGGCAATGCTCATAGGCTTGGGCCATGTAGCGTTTGACCGTGCGCTCGGACACTTGCAGGCGTTCGGCGATCTCGCGATAACCCAAGCCTTCAAGCTGGCTCCAGAGAAAAGTCCGCCGCACCAGGGGCGGCAGGCCATCGAGCAATTCGTCCAGGGCTTGCAGGGTTTCCAGCAGCAGCCAACGTTGTTCTGGCGACGGTGCGCAAGCCTCAGGCAAGCGTGCCAGGGCCTCGAGGTACGTCTGCTCCAGGTTTCGCCGGGTGTAGAAATTGCTCAACAGGCGTTTGCCGACGGTCAGCAGATACGCCCGGGGTTCTTGCAGGTCCGCCAGTGCCTGGGAACTGGAAAGCACCCGCAGGAATGTATCCTGGCGCAGGTCCGCCGCATCCCATGCGTTGCCCATGCGCCGTCGCAGCCAGCCTTCCAGCCAGCTACCGTGGTCACGGTACAACGCATGGAGGGAATGCTCCATCGGCGTAACTGCATCACACATGTCCAGAAGCCTGCGCAAAGTCTTAAATGAGACTGATTCTAATTAATGTTCGCGCGTTAATCCAAGCTCTTTATGCAACGTGTGTCTGAACATGGGATGGAATGGGTGGGGCAGGCTCGTGGCGGGCTTTGTAGGAGCTGGCGAAGCCTGCGATCTTTTGATCTTGATCTTGATCTTGATCTTGATCTTTCGCTTGGGATTCAAGTGTCTGGGGAAAGATCGCAGCCTCGTTGCACTCGACAGCTCCTACACAGCTCCTACACAGCTCCTACACGGCAGCTCCTACGTGGGCCCTACATAGTTCGTAGATGGCTTCTACTGCCTGGGGCAATATCAAGCGTTTATTTGATCCGGTAGTGAAAAGTATTGCGTACCGCCGGTACCGTCACCGCCCTGCCATCGATGATCCGCGGCTGATAACGAAACGTCTGGGCGGCGGCCAGGGACGGTCGGATGAACAGTGGGTGGCAGCCCTCGAGCACCTTGGGGTTATCGATCCGCCCGTCCGGCGTCACGCTGTATTCCACGGTGCAATCGCCTTCCAGGCCCTTGTCCAGGGCGCGTTGCGGATAGTCCGGGGCTTGCTTGCTCAGCGGTTGGTAGCTGCGGCTGTCGGCGGCGGCCTGACGCGCCTGTTCGGCTTGGCGTTGCTCGGCGAGTGCTTGTGCTTGCCGGGCCTGGCGCTGCTGTTCGGCGGCCTGCTGCTCGGCGTCTTGCCTGCGTCGTTCGCTTTCCTGGCGTTCGCGCTGCTGTCGGGCCTGTTGCTCGCGCTTTTGCTCCTCGACCCGTTTGCGGGCCAGGGCCGCCTGTTCCAGTTTCTGTGCCTGGATCCGCGGGTCTACAACCGGCTTGGTGGGGGCGGGACGTGGCGCTTGCATGGGTGATGGGGTGGATTCGACCGCTGGCGGTGCAACAGGGATGACCGGTGCCGGTGCAGGCGCTTCAGGCACGGCTGTCGCCGGCAACATCACCAGTTGCGTGTGCAGCACCCGTGGCGCCTCGGCGGCTGGCTTCTCCACGCTCCAACCCAGCACCAACAACGCCACCACTCCAGCGTGCAGGGCCAACGCGAGCCCCGCTGCCAGGCTGTTTTTCCATAAGCCGCGCCTCGACGCAGGCGCGCCCAGGGATGGACTGTGCATGATCATCGCCGTCATTGCGGCGCCTCGGTCACCAGCCCCAGGTTGCTCACGCCGCCCTGCTGCAACGCGGCCATGGCCGCAACGACCCGGCCGTAATCGGCATGCTCGTCGGCACGGATGTACACCTGGGTATCGCTGCGCTCGCCCACGACCTGTGCCACCTTGGCTCGCATCTGCTCCAGGTCCACGGCGCTGTCAGTCTGGTGACGGGTGTCCAGCTCTCCGCCCAGGTTCCAGTAGTAACCGCCCTCGGCCTTGACCGACAGAGTCAGGATTTGCTGGCGACTGTCGTTGGCCAGTGCTTCGCTGGCGACCTTGGGCAGTTCGATCTTCACCCCCTGGGTCAGCATGGGCGCGGTGACCATGAAAATCACCAGCAGCACCAACATCACGTCGATGTACGGCACCACGTTCATTTCGGCCTTGGGACCGTGCTTGCGTTGTGGCTTGACGAGCATCTGCCCTCTCCTCTCAAGCGGCCGTGGCCAGGTTCACCGGGGCACCGTGCAGCTTGCGGTGCAGACGCGCCTGCAGCTCGTTGCCGAAGGCGTAGTAACGGGTCAGCAGGGTCTGGCCGCGAGCGGCAAAACGGTTATAGGCAATCACCGCCGGGATCGCCGCGAACAAGCCGATGGCCGTGGCGATCAACGCCTCGGCAATGCCCGGCGCCACGGTGGAAAGGCTCGCTTGTTGCACCTGGGAGAGGCCGATAAAGGCATTCATGATCCCCCAGACGGTGCCGAACAATCCGATGTAGGGGCTGACCGAGCCGACGGTGGCGAGAAACTGCAGGCCTTTTTCCAGCTGTACTTCCTGTTCGCTGATCGCCACCTGCAACGAGCGCTCGACGCCTTCAAGCACCACTTGTGGCGTGCTTGAAGGTTGGTTGAGCTGAGTGAAGGCCAGCACACCCGCCTGGAAAATCGGGGAGACACCACCGTCGTCTTCGCCGACCTGCGCGTGTTCCCGGTACAACGGCAGCAGATCCTGGGTGCTGCGAAAGCGCTGCAAGAAACCGTTGAGTTGGCGCTCGTTGCGTTGCAGCACGGCGCTGCGCTGGATAATCAGGTACCAGCTCAATAACGAGGCCAGCAGCAACGTGAGCATGACCGCCTTGACCAGCAGACTCGCGTCACTGATCAGGCCCCAGATCGTCATGTGTTCCAAAGTGGCTTGCATGGTTGAAACTCCTGTCTGGCGGTTATTCGATGAAATGTTCGTGACCGGTTGATGACAGCGTCGCTCAAGGCAGGCGCAGCGCTTCGGCCACGTCGGCCCAAGGCACGAACTTGAAGTTCTGGGTTTGCTCGGGCATGCGCTTGCGGCCATCCTGGACCACCAGCATGCCCTGGCTCCAAGGCCCGCCGAGGTTCGCCGAGGTCACCTCCAGGCCGTCGGTTTCCGACGCACCATCAATGCCTGCGGCCGCGTTCAGACCGATCCGAAAGGCGCCGCGCACGGCATAGGGAGGTTCGGCATCGAGCACCAGGTAGCTGTCGTTGCCCTGGCTGGAAATCACCAGATAGTCGTGGCCGTTGGCCTGGTACAAGGCCATGCCTTCGACGTCGGCGTGCAACGACGGGCCGACCTTGATCACACGGCTCAAGGTCGCCGGTTGGTCGGCCCGGGCATCCACCGCCCAGACGCCGACGTCCTCCTCACCGAGAAACAAGCGCTGGCGTTGCTCGTCGGCGACGCAACCTTCAGGCTGGCTGTCGACACTGAACTGGCGCACCAACTCGCCTTTCACCACACCGTCCGGCGCGCTCAGGC encodes:
- a CDS encoding FecR domain-containing protein — encoded protein: MRPAPSPEAREAARAAARWLTLMEFDGDAFDSAALQRWRDSSAHHEAAWQKARRLRQRFAAVPASLGMATLDRPVLARRAVLKRALGVAALVPTAWLLGRALPLDAWRADLHTATGEQRRWSLVDGSALQLNTDSAVDLDLKARRLVLVRGEMALKLAASAPLSVQSPYGLITIRRGEICVYLGERDCRVSVVSGSAQLQPRRGPLLSLEAGQQVNLQASGAGPVKAFDVAQLGWRDGVLVAQEQPLGHFLRELSRYRPGVLRWDETLESLRITGSFRLDNTDRILALLAASLPLDVHMRTRYWVTLTLRKNMA
- a CDS encoding sigma-70 family RNA polymerase sigma factor, whose product is MCDAVTPMEHSLHALYRDHGSWLEGWLRRRMGNAWDAADLRQDTFLRVLSSSQALADLQEPRAYLLTVGKRLLSNFYTRRNLEQTYLEALARLPEACAPSPEQRWLLLETLQALDELLDGLPPLVRRTFLWSQLEGLGYREIAERLQVSERTVKRYMAQAYEHCLLVDF
- a CDS encoding energy transducer TonB, whose translation is MTAMIMHSPSLGAPASRRGLWKNSLAAGLALALHAGVVALLVLGWSVEKPAAEAPRVLHTQLVMLPATAVPEAPAPAPVIPVAPPAVESTPSPMQAPRPAPTKPVVDPRIQAQKLEQAALARKRVEEQKREQQARQQRERQESERRRQDAEQQAAEQQRQARQAQALAEQRQAEQARQAAADSRSYQPLSKQAPDYPQRALDKGLEGDCTVEYSVTPDGRIDNPKVLEGCHPLFIRPSLAAAQTFRYQPRIIDGRAVTVPAVRNTFHYRIK
- the tolR gene encoding protein TolR; this translates as MLVKPQRKHGPKAEMNVVPYIDVMLVLLVIFMVTAPMLTQGVKIELPKVASEALANDSRQQILTLSVKAEGGYYWNLGGELDTRHQTDSAVDLEQMRAKVAQVVGERSDTQVYIRADEHADYGRVVAAMAALQQGGVSNLGLVTEAPQ
- the tolQ gene encoding protein TolQ; this encodes MQATLEHMTIWGLISDASLLVKAVMLTLLLASLLSWYLIIQRSAVLQRNERQLNGFLQRFRSTQDLLPLYREHAQVGEDDGGVSPIFQAGVLAFTQLNQPSSTPQVVLEGVERSLQVAISEQEVQLEKGLQFLATVGSVSPYIGLFGTVWGIMNAFIGLSQVQQASLSTVAPGIAEALIATAIGLFAAIPAVIAYNRFAARGQTLLTRYYAFGNELQARLHRKLHGAPVNLATAA